A portion of the Halococcus hamelinensis 100A6 genome contains these proteins:
- a CDS encoding IclR family transcriptional regulator: MGKQARYAVKSVETAFRIVDALKTLNGAGVSELAAHLDIPKSTVHNYLSTLVQEEFVVKEGSSYRVGIQFLEYGAYARSELDIYEIAKPETDRLAESTGELANLMVEEHGRGSYLYRARGEDAVQVEAHVGTRVPLHTTALGKAILAYLPPERVDAIVDQHGLAPATSRTVTDRDELDDELAEIREAGVAFDDEERLAGLHCVAAPILSTDDRILGALSVSGPSNRIQDERFTEELPRKVLETVNVIELNVTYS, from the coding sequence ATGGGAAAGCAAGCCCGATACGCGGTGAAGTCGGTCGAGACCGCGTTCAGGATCGTCGACGCCCTCAAGACGCTGAACGGGGCCGGCGTCTCCGAACTGGCGGCCCACCTCGATATCCCGAAGAGCACGGTTCACAACTACCTGAGCACGCTGGTCCAAGAGGAGTTCGTGGTGAAGGAGGGGTCGTCCTATCGAGTCGGTATCCAGTTCCTCGAATACGGGGCCTACGCCCGCTCTGAGCTCGATATCTACGAGATCGCGAAGCCCGAAACCGACCGACTCGCCGAATCGACGGGCGAGCTGGCGAACCTGATGGTCGAAGAGCACGGCCGCGGGTCCTACCTCTATCGGGCGCGCGGGGAGGACGCGGTCCAAGTCGAAGCCCACGTCGGAACGCGGGTACCGCTCCACACCACGGCGCTCGGTAAGGCGATCCTGGCCTACCTTCCGCCCGAACGCGTCGATGCGATCGTCGACCAGCACGGCCTGGCACCGGCGACCTCGCGGACGGTCACCGACCGCGACGAGCTCGACGACGAACTGGCGGAGATACGCGAGGCGGGCGTCGCGTTCGACGACGAGGAACGCCTCGCGGGGCTCCACTGTGTCGCCGCCCCGATCCTGAGCACGGACGACCGGATCCTGGGTGCGCTGAGCGTCTCCGGCCCCTCGAACCGGATCCAGGACGAGCGCTTCACCGAGGAGCTCCCGCGGAAGGTGCTGGAGACGGTCAACGTCATCGAGCTCAACGTCACGTACTCGTAG
- a CDS encoding GNAT family N-acetyltransferase, giving the protein MEVRPARPAELPDVMGVLDGALLAADADRVGERIEDGRVLVATVESRVLGACVLADGEIDAIAVRRSRRGQGVGTRLVNAAADAVDGPLVVEFDRRVRPFYDALGFVSRPTTDPKRLRGRRER; this is encoded by the coding sequence ATGGAGGTTCGCCCCGCCCGCCCCGCGGAACTCCCCGACGTGATGGGCGTGCTCGACGGCGCGTTGCTTGCGGCGGACGCCGACCGGGTCGGCGAGCGGATCGAGGACGGGCGGGTGCTGGTCGCGACGGTCGAGAGTCGGGTCCTCGGGGCGTGCGTCCTCGCCGATGGCGAGATAGACGCCATCGCGGTTCGGCGGTCCCGTCGCGGCCAGGGTGTCGGCACTCGGCTGGTCAACGCCGCAGCGGACGCCGTCGACGGACCGCTCGTCGTCGAGTTCGACCGCCGGGTTCGGCCCTTCTACGACGCGCTCGGCTTCGTCTCCCGACCGACCACCGACCCCAAGCGACTCCGGGGCCGGCGCGAGCGCTGA